The window ACATTCAGGTCCATGTAAAGTATTTAACTCAGAAGAAGAAGCAGTAGTAGCTATTGAAAATGATGAAATAATAGATGGTGATGTTGTAGTAATAAGATATGAAGGACCAAAAGGTGGACCAGGTATGCGTGAAATGCTCAACCCTACAGCTGCAATCATGGGACGAGAACTATTCCACGTAGCATTAATAACAGATGGAAGATTCTCAGGTGGAAGTCGTGGACCATGTGTAGGACACATATCACCTGAAGCTGCAGCAGGTGGACCTATTGGTGCAATAAAAGATGGAGATATTGTATCAATTAACGTACCTGAACGTACAATAAACCTAGAAGTTGATGATGCAGAAATACAAGAACGTCTTAAAGATGTAAAACCTGTAGAACGTAACCTTAAAGGATGGCTAAGACAGTACCAACAACTAGCAACAAGTGCTGATAAAGGAGCAGTACTTAAATAAAACTAGAATTACTCATAATAAGAAGGCTAATTACTTAACCACCCCTTTAATATCCATTTTTTTTTATTTACATATTTTTTTTTAAAAATTGTAGAAAAAAACCAAAAAAAATCCTTAAATTTTAGGAATTATAAAAAGGAGGTGTAAAATCTAAAATGTCATCAAAACCTAAAAATCGCAAGAAAAAACAACAAAAACAGAAACAAAAAGCAGAAGCAAGAAAACTTAAAAAACAACAAAAAAAGAAAAATCGACAAAAATATCTAATAAAAGAAGCAGCAAGCTATATAATCATAATACTAGTAGCAGTACTACTAGCATCACACCTAAATGTTGTAGTATCAGGCAGTATGGAACCATCTTTTTATCGTGGTGATATTGTAGCAGTAGAAAATACAAACCTATTTGGAATACAAGAATTTAATCCAGAAAATGATGTACATGTAGGAGATGTAGTAGTATATGATGCTACATGGTATCCAGAACCAGTAGTACACCGGGTAATAGATGAACAAACCATAAATGGAACAAAATATTTTGAAATAAAAGGAGATAATAATCCAAAACCAGATCCTGCTCTTGTAACGTCTGATCAGATAAAAGCAAAAGTACTAACCATTGGTGGACATCTAATTGTAATACCTAAAATAGGATATATAACATTAGCTTTCAGAGGACTATAATTAAAATAAAATAATAAATGAATAAAGGAGGGTTTAACACCTTGTATACAAAACTTAAAAATGAACTAAAAGAAAGTATAGAAGAATCACTAGCAAAACAAAGAATAACACTAGATGATGAAATAACATTTGAAGAACCACCAAACCCAGAAATGGGAGATATATCAACAAATGTAGCATTTACTCTTGCACAAAAACTTAAAAAATCACCAGTAGAAATAGCAGAAAACATCAAACAACATATACGATTACCATTATATTTTAAAAAAGTAGAAACTAAAGGACCATACATAAACTTTTTCATCAACTACACACTTTTTGCAACAAAAATGGTAAACTACATAGATCAAAATTATGGAGAACTACCTGAAAAAGAACAAAGAATATTACTAGAACACACATCAGCAAATCCAAATGGACCATTACATGTAGGACACCTTCGTAACTCAATACTAGGAGATTCACTAAAAAGAATCTTACAACACGCAGGATACAAAGTAGAAGCACAATACTACGTAAATGACATGGGACGACAAATTGCAATCATCGTATGGGGAATGAATAAATTCAACCTAAAATTAGATGATGATAAAAAACCAGATCATGCAATAGGAGAAGTATATTTCCAAGCAAACCAAAAACTTGAAGAAACACCAGAATACAACAAAGAAATTGATGATATACTCTATGAATATGAACAAGGAGAAAATGCAA of the Methanosphaera cuniculi genome contains:
- a CDS encoding signal peptidase I; protein product: MSSKPKNRKKKQQKQKQKAEARKLKKQQKKKNRQKYLIKEAASYIIIILVAVLLASHLNVVVSGSMEPSFYRGDIVAVENTNLFGIQEFNPENDVHVGDVVVYDATWYPEPVVHRVIDEQTINGTKYFEIKGDNNPKPDPALVTSDQIKAKVLTIGGHLIVIPKIGYITLAFRGL